In one Populus nigra chromosome 12, ddPopNigr1.1, whole genome shotgun sequence genomic region, the following are encoded:
- the LOC133670055 gene encoding probable receptor-like protein kinase At2g42960, which yields MANDLNAELSKKTAILGLKVWEVIGICVALFIIIILSVLSFCLTLRKKSKRDRNRLPLSQIPTISKEIKEVRVEQVSTNEFVPRDGILLTIHDKSSDKESDKVLVHLGMGKGTNGGNMSQSDSFHHLEKDCGSQSGEEGSSGTVTVYKPSSSYPITAPSPLIGLPEFSHLGWGHWFTLRDLELATNRFSKENILGEGGYGVVYQGHLINGTPVAVKKILNNLGQAEKEFRVEVEAIGHVRHKNLVRLLGYCIEGTHRMLVYEYVNNGNLEQWLHGAMRQHGYLTWEARMKVLLGTAKALAYLHEAIEPKVVHRDIKSSNILIDDDFNAKVSDFGLAKLLGAGKSHVTTRVMGTFGYVAPEYANSGLLNEKSDVYSFGVVLLESITGRDPVDYGRATHEVNLVDWLKMMVGNRRSEEVVDPNIEARPSTRALKRALLTALRCVDPDSEKRPKMGQVVRMLESEEYPFPREDRRHRRTRGGSMEIESQRENSDTDRSDYPGSRSESRRI from the exons ATGGCCAATGATCTAAACGCTGAACTATCCAAGAAAACTGCCATTTTGGGTCTCAAGGTCTGGGAAGTGATTGGAATTTGTGTTGCATTATTTATCATAATCATCCTCTCTGTACTGTCCTTCTGTTTAACTTTACGGAAGAAATCTAAAAGAGATAGAAACCGTCTTCCCCTTAGCCAAATCCCAACTATTTCCAAGGAAATTAAGGAAGTTCGAGTGGAACAGGTATCAACAAATGAATTTGTACCTCGTGATGGGATTCTTCTCACAATTCATGACAAGTCCAGTGACAAAGAATCGGATAAGGTCTTGGTTCATCTAGGCATGGGGAAGGGGACGAATGGAGGCAATATGAGTCAGTCAGATTCTTTTCATCATTTAGAGAAAGATTGTGGATCACAGTCAGGTGAAGAAGGGAGTTCCGGAACAGTAACTGTATATAAACCTTCTTCTTCATACCCTATTACTGCTCCTTCTCCGTTGATTGGTCTGCCTGAGTTCTCTCATTTGGGCTGGGGTCACTGGTTCACCTTGAGGGATCTTGAGCTTGCAACAAATCGGTTTTCGAAGGAGAATATCCTTGGTGAGGGTGGATATGGAGTGGTTTATCAGGGACATTTGATCAATGGCACTCCAGTGGCAGTAAAAAAGATCCTGAACAACTT GGGCCAAGCGGAAAAGGAGTTTAGGGTGGAAGTTGAAGCCATTGGTCATGTTCGACACAAGAATTTGGTTCGTCTTCTGGGATATTGCATAGAAGGGACACACAg GATGTTGGTTTATGAGTATGTCAACAACGGAAACTTGGAACAGTGGCTTCATGGAGCTATGCGTCAGCATGGATATCTTACTTGGGAGGCCCGCATGAAGGTTCTACTTGGCACGGCTAAGGC TCTTGCCTATTTGCATGAGGCCATTGAGCCAAAAGTGGTGCATCGAGACATCAAGTCGAGTAATATATTAATTGATGATGACTTCAACGCTAAGGTTTCTGATTTTGGCTTGGCCAAGTTGCTTGGTGCTGGCAAAAGCCATGTAACGACTCGAGTTATGGGAACCTTCGG ATATGTGGCTCCTGAATATGCAAATAGTGGACTCTTGAATGAAAAGAGTGATGTTTATAGCTTTGGGGTTGTGCTGTTAGAATCAATCACCGGAAGAGATCCTGTAGACTATGGCCGCGCTACTCATGAG GTAAATCTTGTGgattggttgaaaatgatggtCGGAAACAGACGGTCTGAAGAAGTAGTAGACCCAAATATTGAAGCGAGGCCATCAACAAGAGCTCTAAAACGTGCCCTGTTGACCGCTTTGAGGTGTGTTGATCCAGATTCTGAAAAAAGACCTAAGATGGGTCAAGTTGTTCGTATGCTCGAGTCTGAGGAATATCCCTTTCCAAGAGAG GATCGGAGGCATCGAAGAACTCGAGGAGGTAGCATGGAAATTGAATCTCAAAGGGAAAATTCTGACACTGATCGCAGCGACTATCCAGGTTCAAGATCTGAAAGCCGGCGAATTTGA